The genomic interval TGCCACAAAACTGTGatgttgtgcgtgtgtcgcaaagtgcttgaaaagaaaaatctCGAAGAAGCTCTGCAGAGGGAATGTGAACGTCGCGGTATGGAAAATTGTGTGGATCACCTGATCCTCACAGACACCAGTGACAGTGAAATCGAGTTTGATTTTGATGTGACCCCGCCAGCAGGCGTGGCAAAGCCCCAGCTATCTATAAAGCCTCGTACTGTCACCTTGAGTACACAGACAAATCCGAAAGACAAAGCCCGACCAAAATATCCCATCGAAGTTGGTCCCTACTGGCGCGCCTATGACTGCGCTGCTGGCGATCGGTACACGGGCACAGCGTTCGGTAGGCCCGGTGAAGCTGTATTTGAGGATGGCATCTTTGGATACGGGGGCGGCGGACCGCATGGACCATACGCTACTCCCGGTGGGAGGGCCAAGACCCAAGGAATATGGGGTGCAGGTCCAGGTGGGCCTTTACAAGGTGGTGGACGTGCGGGTGATGGTAATAGGGGCAGTCCAGGCGGAAAGTCTTTTCCTGGTGCTAAAAAGAAACCAACAGGTCCTAGTGCGCCCATCCCTGTAAGAATGCCAAAACGCTATATTGAAGCTCTGAAGAATGCTGCTCAGGCAGAGAAAGATGCAGTGCAGAATGAGATTGCAAAAAGGAAAAGGGGCATTGACCTAATGCAGTATTTGATGAAACACAATGCGATACCCACGCCCTGGAACCCCAATGAGCCCAAACCAAAAGTGAAAACTAAGACAGGGCCAGTCGTGGGGCCAGATGGGCTGACCGATGCACAGCGCAAGCGTCGGGCTCTTAACCAGATTTGCATTCCACCATTTGAGACCTTGGCTCGGCTTGGCAAGGGTTACGATCCGTGCGCTCAATGCTACTCTCCTTGTAATCAATGGTGTCCTCCTTGCGCCTACTATTGCTAAGAAACACCCGGTTCTTGACTGCGAATTTGAAGAATGAGCAGTTTATTATGCTACAACATGCAGCTTATAAGAATCAAATACGAGGTTACCGCCAAATAAGACAAACTTTTAAGACAGGCATTTCGGAAtgataagaaatatataaaaaaaagaccaTTTTACACAGGTCACATAATGCCAATAAATTTTAACTTATTATCAATATTGTCAAgttgtttttaatgtttaGCCGCCAAATGCGATTCTCAGCTTAAATTGGCAATAGGTCAAAAATGGGCAAATAtcaatttagttttatttatgtagCTATTTTACTTCACGACATATCGTCTGAGCTCAATTATAATGAACAGTCGAAGCATTACATTAACAAGAATACCGTTTAATTCAGCAAAAGGCACATTTAAAAGGAGgctaatttttaaaatttcacttTAGTTTGATCGAATCGGTTTTCCATAAAATTGCCCAGCAAATATGACTGTATACTCGATATTCTGATAAATCTTTCTACcctttttttcaatattgGAGGAATATGATGcacatataattatttatgagTGTAATTATGGCATAATATTGcttattagtttttatttggtAAATATACCTATATTCGGAGTTTTTGTTTAACTGCTAATCATAGTAGCATTTGACTTAACATTACAGAACTTTATATATCAGAAATTTTAGTTTAAGAACTTTTTAAGTATTGTTAatatgctttaaaaattaaaaattttaaattagcaATTTTAAATTCCGCGTTAGCAAGGTTTTCTAAGCACTTTTTTAAAGAAACAGccaaaatttcaaatctccATAAATTATCAGTAATAAACCAATTAATAAGATATCAATGATTAGATATAAAAACTCTTAAAAACATAAGCAACCAACCCAACCAACAAAATGGCATGTAAATTTGTATTCGATATTATCGTGACTCATTTCGAGTCTTCCGTTGTGAATATTAATGATCCAAACAAACTGAGTATAGTCGCCAATTTTAATAACATAAATGTGCGTTTGACATCAAGCCGCATTAATGTTTCCGAGTTCAAATCTGGCGCTGGTGTCGAGCTAAATGCGGCGCCAAAGAAGATGCGCGCGAATCTTCAGGAGTGCGGCATGGTGATGACGGTCTCATATAACGCTAAGGTCATAGGCGCCGGTCAAATAAGGTTCCCTCAAACCATGATAGATAAGATAGAAGCAGGAATGACCGATTTGATGCACGTAGGCTCCTGTGATTTCGAAAAGGAAGGTGAATCTATGGGCAACCTCGAGGTGCTCTGCCGTCTCATCATTAAATGCGAAGAACAGTCATTGTAAGTTAACCTCTGAGAtagtttattttagttttatgtCACGTTTTAACGTTTCATTTGTTTTACAGTGAAGAGCAGACCGAATGTCGCCGAAACATAGACAAATGCATCAATCAGGAGGACATCATGTTTATTGTTAGCGAGTCACAACGATGCCCTAGCCCTTGCGATCCTTGTCTGGACGCTTTGGAGCCAGAGGATGGCGATGGACTGCTTAAATTGGATATGGCACGCTATAGAAGCTCGAATACTGGTGGTTATAGACCCGCAGAAAATCTCATTCACAATCCGGTAGCGAATTCTGCCTGTTGTCAGCTTAAGGTGATTACAAATTTATCCGTTTCTTTTCAAAGCTATTCTGAAACTATATCTAATTATAGAGAATGGCGCAGGAGTGTGAAGAGATTGTTGACTCTATTACCAAGCAATCTGGCCATCCGAAACCATTAAAGTCACCTTGCCGGAGACCAGAGGAACAGGGTAGTCCCTGCAGTGGTCCTTTTGAGTATTTTCAGGACAATCAGCCACTTCCTTCATATGCTCCCTGTTTTTCGTACTTGCCAGCACGACAGGATGAGGGTCCTGATTTCTGCAATCCGGCGCTGATACCTGTACCAATCAGTGACTTGCCAAAGCCTTCGATAAAACCAGCACGATTTTGTCCAATCTGCCTGACCAATATGTCATGGCTTCCAAAATTTGCCGCATGTCCCAAGTGCGGGGTCAAGCCCATGCCAGTCGTTGAGGAACGCCATAAGGAGACGAAACTGACTCCAGAACAAATAATAGCAGAGTTTTTGGGTAAAAACAAAGATTCTAAGTCCGACTACTGCGTGGATCCCTGCGAgtcgaaaaaaaagcaagttGATGATGACGAGTGCCATAATGTTCAATGCACGTGCAAGTGCGGTAAAATGTGTACACATTGCCGCATACGGCAGCTATGCGGGGAAATTTTCGAAGCTAGTAAGAATGAGGCCATATGCCCCCGCGTTAAGCCAAAATCCTCCGAGGACTTCTGTGTGATGAAGAAAGATTCTAATGAGTGCCGGCCATATTTAGCTCGCGTGTTCTCCGAGCTTCGCGATTTGTACGAGGTCAAAAGCGCACGACACCCGTCACAAATTAAACTTGAATGCGACCAAAAACAATCCAGCAATCTAAACCAATCAACCATAGATAAAAAACCAAAGCTTGAGCAGAAACCTAAGCAAAAACCCACTAAGAGCAAGCAGCCTGTTATTGGTATCGGACACAAGCAATGCCCAATAACAAAAGGCAGCGTTTCTCGCCGTCACGGCTGGGCCTGGCAATTAAGGGATGAGGCAAAGATCAACGGCTGGCGACCAGGGTTTGTTCGGAAGTCTGTCAAACGCCTCATGAAGTTCTTTTTACAGTACTCTCCGGAAAATAAGGCTTTCAATAAGTGCCAGGAAGCGCTAGAAGCAGAAAAGGCACACGATACACCCACTTTGCACGTGTGCAAGAAGAATGGAGAAATCCTCATTACTTTACGGGCtctaaataacaaaaatgtggAAATGAAACCCATTGTGTTCAGGGTGGTCAAAAGCGATCTGGCCGTAGCCCTCAGGGAGATTAAAAAGAAACTGAAGGACAAGGGCTTCCGCAAGTGCACGTGTCATAAGACGGTGATGCTGTGTGTCTGTCGCGACATCCTAGAAAAGAAGCATCTCGAATACGCACTGCAGAAGGAGTGCAGACGGCGAGGCATGGAAAACTGTGTGGATCATTTGGTGCTCACAGACACCAGTGACAGCGAAATGGAGTATGATTTCGATGTGTCTCCGCCGGCCGCCTCGGCTAAGCCACCAAGTCGACGCAAGAACGCCAACAACGGTACACAGACCAATAAGAAAGATCTAATAGTACCGTCAAAGTATCCAATTACACTGAGTCCCTACTGGCGTGTCTATGACTGTGCTGCAGGTGATCGGTACACCGGCAAAGCGTTCGGTGGGCCCGGTGAAGCTGTATTTGAGGATGGCATCTTTGGTTACGGCGGCGGCGGACCGCAAGGTGCATCCAAGATCCACGGAGCACGAGGTGGTGGTCCAGGAGGCGTTCTCGGGGGAAAGTCATTCCCCGGTAATAAGAAACAGCCAGGACAGGGCAAAAGCGAACCCATCCCAGTAAAAATGCTCAAACGTCATATTgaagccattaaaaatgctGCTAAAGCGGAAAAAGATGCAGTCCAGAATGAAATTGAACGTAGGAAAAAGGGAATTAACCTAATAAAGTATTTGGAGGCACATGGAGCCGTTCCTACGCCCTGGGACCCCAATAACCCGCAGCCAAAGAAACCGGTTGTGACTGGCCCAGTTCTGGGTCCTGATGGACTTACCGACGCGCAACGCAAGCGACGCCTTCTTCAGCAGACGTGCGTACCACCACTTGACAGTATGCCCCGCCTGGGTAAGGGCTATGACCACTGCCAATGCTACAATACGTGTGTCGCTCAGTGCTGCTATCCATGCTGCTACTGTTAAGACTCGTGCGTCCCAATCATTAGAGAAGATTTATAATTTTAGAAGCGACTGTACACAACGGTGTACACAATATGTCGAAAAAGGAAAGTTTTCCGCCTGAATGGAATATTGCCCAACAGTAGGCAAATGTGTTAATTTTAGTTAAAAACGATGCCATGCCActgtatataattttgtatagaCTCCGGTTGTGATTAATAAGTCGTTTTTGTCAGTCATACGTCATTCGTGTATGTTAGCTAAGCTATACATTATATTCAGTCTTAATGTCCATACACGTAAGTTCTCAATAGATAGCaggaataaaaacaaaagattatGTGAATAAATCGCAGCTAGATCAGCTTAACGATTGTTTCGATTATTTCGGAATCCATTTTCGTACTTAAACATAAGGTTGTCTGGAAGGTTGGAATCTGAGATGTATTCTACTCACAcaagcaatttaaaataaatgatatattaaaacatttgtGTCATGGAATGAAAAAAACATCATTTTTGTAATACCCCATGCCTTCTTTTTCAACACAAAgctgtacatttattttttttagtctTGTCACACGCAAGCctagttttgttttaaaaaattgtattcataattttgaaatttccCAGTTCTGGGTTTTATTCGCACATTTTATATAAAGTACCAATTTAGCAAAACCTAACATAAGCAagaataaaattgtatatcaATAAAATGAGTTTGTGTAACTTTGTCCTTGATGTTATTGTGACAAAATTAAAGTTATCACACCAGCATGTCAAAGATCCAAAAAAACTTCAAGTGCAggttaaatttaacaagaaCACAATATGTTTATCAGCAAGCAGGATCAATGTAACCGATTTCAAACCTGGCTCTGGCACTAATTTTGAGATAACACCAGAAGACCTGCGCCAAAATGTTGAGAAAGTGGGGATGTCCATCGCAGTTAAATATGACGGATTCGTTGTCGGCACAGGTCAGATACGTTTTCCCAACAGCATCACTGAAAGGATTGCAGTAGGTATGACTGATTTGATACATTCAGACAACTGCAAAATCGAACGGAGTGGTGAAGTTATAGGCACAGTTGAGTTGCTCTGCCGTCTTATAATTAAATGCGATGATGAGCAGATGTAAGTACAGATTCTCGTATATCTGACTAAGCGCAAATTGCAAGCTTAAGAAATCGTTAATTTTTTGCAGGCCGTTGGGAAACAATGCGCAATATAATGTAGACAAAAATATCAACGAGCAGGATATAATGTTTCTTTTAAGTGAGTCCCAGCCATACCCCATCCCTTTTGAACCCTGCCAAGAAACATTGGCAGACGATGAAGGTGATGAGCTCCTGAAATTGGATTTGCAACGATATCGCAGCTCGAATGCTGGCGGCGTTCGGGACTCAAAATCTCTCACATATAATAACACTGGCAACGCCGTTCTTACACCACTTAAGGTTCGCGTCGATTTGGATCGCCTTTTGCACAGACTATATACCCTATTTCTGTTCACAGAAATTGGTGCATGACTGTAAGGAGATTATTGACTCTATTATTCCGGTACCGTCATGCCGTAAAGCCGAAAAGCTGCGAAGTTCCTCGAGTGAAGTCTGCTATTCTCCACAGCCGAAAAATCCACCATGCTTTTCGTACATGCCAACAGACCAACATGATAATATCTGTAGTCCAAGGTTTCTAGGCCAGCGCATCAATGATGGAAAGAACTCACATATCATGCCCATACGCTTCTGTCCCGTTTGCCTCAACAATATGTCATGGCTACCAACATTTGCCTCCTGTCCAAAGTGCGGAGTGAAGCCCCTACCGGTCTTTGATGACCCACCCAATGAGAAGGAGCTGACTGCCGAACAAATACTGATGGACTTTTTGGGTAAGCCCCCAGTTAACAGTGAAGATCTATATGCGGATTCCCATGCccaaaaatgcaaagaaaagACACCTCAGGAGGTACAGACCAGATGTCGCTGCTCGTGCGAGAAAAAACTATGTGCTCATTGCCGAATACGTAAACTGTGCGCCGATATCTTTAAGCCAGATGAGAGGCAAACCTCCAAGTTGACCGATGGGGGACAAAACGATTATTGTGTGAAATCAGATGACTCTCGCCCACATCTCGCTAAAGTGTTCTCCGATCTACGCGATCTCTACTATACCAAAGATATGAAACGAGACTCGTTGTTCGATGATAAATGTGAAGGCAAAATGAACCAagtaaatatgcaaaagttaGGAATATCCCTCAATCAAAAATGGAAAGCTAAAAAAACCAATCAAAGCGGTGCCCACAAAGAGGTAAATTATCACTCCCACAACCGAAATCGGTTAGCAGGA from Drosophila virilis strain 15010-1051.87 chromosome 2, Dvir_AGI_RSII-ME, whole genome shotgun sequence carries:
- the LOC6630155 gene encoding uncharacterized protein, whose protein sequence is MACKFVFDIIVTHFESSVVNINDPNKLSIVANFNNINVRLTSSRINVSEFKSGAGVELNAAPKKMRANLQECGMVMTVSYNAKVIGAGQIRFPQTMIDKIEAGMTDLMHVGSCDFEKEGESMGNLEVLCRLIIKCEEQSFEEQTECRRNIDKCINQEDIMFIVSESQRCPSPCDPCLDALEPEDGDGLLKLDMARYRSSNTGGYRPAENLIHNPVANSACCQLKRMAQECEEIVDSITKQSGHPKPLKSPCRRPEEQGSPCSGPFEYFQDNQPLPSYAPCFSYLPARQDEGPDFCNPALIPVPISDLPKPSIKPARFCPICLTNMSWLPKFAACPKCGVKPMPVVEERHKETKLTPEQIIAEFLGKNKDSKSDYCVDPCESKKKQVDDDECHNVQCTCKCGKMCTHCRIRQLCGEIFEASKNEAICPRVKPKSSEDFCVMKKDSNECRPYLARVFSELRDLYEVKSARHPSQIKLECDQKQSSNLNQSTIDKKPKLEQKPKQKPTKSKQPVIGIGHKQCPITKGSVSRRHGWAWQLRDEAKINGWRPGFVRKSVKRLMKFFLQYSPENKAFNKCQEALEAEKAHDTPTLHVCKKNGEILITLRALNNKNVEMKPIVFRVVKSDLAVALREIKKKLKDKGFRKCTCHKTVMLCVCRDILEKKHLEYALQKECRRRGMENCVDHLVLTDTSDSEMEYDFDVSPPAASAKPPSRRKNANNGTQTNKKDLIVPSKYPITLSPYWRVYDCAAGDRYTGKAFGGPGEAVFEDGIFGYGGGGPQGASKIHGARGGGPGGVLGGKSFPGNKKQPGQGKSEPIPVKMLKRHIEAIKNAAKAEKDAVQNEIERRKKGINLIKYLEAHGAVPTPWDPNNPQPKKPVVTGPVLGPDGLTDAQRKRRLLQQTCVPPLDSMPRLGKGYDHCQCYNTCVAQCCYPCCYC
- the LOC6630012 gene encoding uncharacterized protein, with translation MSLCNFVLDVIVTKLKLSHQHVKDPKKLQVQVKFNKNTICLSASRINVTDFKPGSGTNFEITPEDLRQNVEKVGMSIAVKYDGFVVGTGQIRFPNSITERIAVGMTDLIHSDNCKIERSGEVIGTVELLCRLIIKCDDEQMPLGNNAQYNVDKNINEQDIMFLLSESQPYPIPFEPCQETLADDEGDELLKLDLQRYRSSNAGGVRDSKSLTYNNTGNAVLTPLKKLVHDCKEIIDSIIPVPSCRKAEKLRSSSSEVCYSPQPKNPPCFSYMPTDQHDNICSPRFLGQRINDGKNSHIMPIRFCPVCLNNMSWLPTFASCPKCGVKPLPVFDDPPNEKELTAEQILMDFLGKPPVNSEDLYADSHAQKCKEKTPQEVQTRCRCSCEKKLCAHCRIRKLCADIFKPDERQTSKLTDGGQNDYCVKSDDSRPHLAKVFSDLRDLYYTKDMKRDSLFDDKCEGKMNQVNMQKLGISLNQKWKAKKTNQSGAHKEVNYHSHNRNRLAGHKTCANKQRRVPRRHGWAWSSSQEARNYGWKPGAVLKPIKKLMNFFLYYSPPQNAYDACNEQLEVEKEIASELPILHVCKKQGEIFITLRAVNNKHVNVKPIVFKIVKSNFAVALSEIKKKLKEKGFPKCLCHKTVMMCVCRNNIEKKYLEGALQKECKRRGIENCVDHLVLTDTSDSEMDYDFGVTPPACLAKHRTIPKPLTVNNATQCTKKNRIVVPSNPFKHGLYWRAYDCAAGDRYTGTAFGAPAEEVFEDGVFGYRGGGAHGASATVGGRPKNKAIWGNTSGGPMRAGGRSAPDGNLISQVGEKSFPGAERGRAAKGVVSKPIPVKMTKRALLAAKNISNQSHLEKSREKPKSDKMITYLKKHGLFLGRKDKEKGASNVGPDGLTDAQRRRRALLQIPPQPIEFVTRLGKGFNPCTAQCNYECGQYELSPVLL